A region of the Mus caroli chromosome 7, CAROLI_EIJ_v1.1, whole genome shotgun sequence genome:
GGCTCGCCCTCACTAGCCTGCACAAAAACACACACTACTGCTGACTGGGTGGACAGACAGGGAAACCCAGTATTTGGAGGACTCCCGCTTCAGAGCAGGTGCATGCATCATGAGCTAATGCCTGGGACCTGAAGTGAGGTGAACTGCTGTTCCTGCTGCAACGAGGGTCCTCTGATTGTCCCCACAGGCCTTCAAAGACCTCAAGGTCTTGGGCTGCAAGAAAGCCATGAATAAGTTCAACAAGCATACGCTTCTGGTGAGTGAGGCAAGGTGATTTCCCTCTTCTGTCACAAGAGATAGTGGTGATACAGGGCTCAGCAGGAAAGGAAGGTCCGATTagtgcccctgcccctgccccttgcACAGGAATACCTCCTCGAGGAAGGCAACCTGTCCCGGCCGGCGGTGCAGCTCCTGGGAGATGTGATGTCCGAGGAGGGCTTCTTCTACCTCAGCTTTGCAGAAGCATTACGTGCGCACGCCTGCCTGAGCGATCGACTCCGGTGAGGGCACAACGGATGGGGCAAGCCACAAGGCGGGACATCCTGGGAGGGGCAGGGCCAGAGGGGACAGGGCCTTAAGAGTTGGGGTCAGTGTGCCCGCCCTTCTTTGCCCCGCCCTGTAGGTACAGCCGCATCGTGGGTGGCTGGGACCTGCTTCCGCGAGCTCTGCTGAGCTCACTGTCCGGGCCGGTGCTGTTGAACGCGCCCGTGGTGTCGATCACTCAGGGGAGGAACGATGTGCGCGTGCACATCGCCTCCTCGCTTCACCCCGTGAAGACGCTGACAGCCGATGTGGTGCTGCTAACTGCCAGTGGGCCCGCGCTGCAGCGCATTACCTTCTCGCCGCCCTTGACTCGCAAGAGGCAGGAGGCACTGCGCGCCCTTCACTACGTAGCAGCCAGCAAGGTTTTTCTGAGTTTCCGTCGGCCTTTCTGGCACGAGGAGCACATCGAGGGCGGCCACTCCAACACTGACCGCCCATCGAGCCTCATATTCTATCCCGCACGGGGCGAGGGCTCACTGCTTCTGGCCTCCTACACATGGTCGGACGCTGCAGCCCCCTTCGCTGGACTGAGCACCGACCAGACCCTGCGTTTGGTGCTCCAGGACGTGGCAGCCCTGCACGGGCCTGTGGTGTTCCGGCTGTGGGACGGCAGGGGTGTGGTCAAGCGCTGGGCAGAGGACCCATATAGCCAGGGAGGCTTCGTGGTGCAGCCGCCATTGTATGGGCGCGAGGCCGAGGACTATGACTGGTCAGCCCCCTTCGGCCGCATTTACTTCGCGGGCGAGCACACAGCTCTCCCGCATGGCTGGGTAGAGACCGCTGTCAAGTCTGGGTTGCGGGCCGCAGTGAGAATCAATAATAACTATGGGTACGGGGAGGTGGACCCCCAGATGATGGAGCATGCACAAGAAGAGGCCAACTATCTGGACCAGTATCCTGAAGGGGAGAGGCCCGAGGAGCAGCAGGCGCGGGACGAAGTCAGCCAAGATGAACAAGAGCCCTCTCACAAACACTTGTTGGTGGAAACAAGCCCCGAGGGGCAGCAACACGTG
Encoded here:
- the Il4i1 gene encoding L-amino-acid oxidase isoform X1, encoding MGARRVPQRPACTLRLVLAATLLGLAGSLDWKAASSLNPIEKCMEDHDYEQLLKVVTLGLNRTSKPQKVVVVGAGVAGLVAAKMLSDAGHKVTILEADNRIGGRIFTFRDEKTGWIGELGAMRMPSSHRILHKLCRSLGLNLTQFTQYDENTWTEVHNVKLRNYVVEKMPEKLGYNLNNRERGHSPEDIYQMALNKAFKDLKVLGCKKAMNKFNKHTLLEYLLEEGNLSRPAVQLLGDVMSEEGFFYLSFAEALRAHACLSDRLRYSRIVGGWDLLPRALLSSLSGPVLLNAPVVSITQGRNDVRVHIASSLHPVKTLTADVVLLTASGPALQRITFSPPLTRKRQEALRALHYVAASKVFLSFRRPFWHEEHIEGGHSNTDRPSSLIFYPARGEGSLLLASYTWSDAAAPFAGLSTDQTLRLVLQDVAALHGPVVFRLWDGRGVVKRWAEDPYSQGGFVVQPPLYGREAEDYDWSAPFGRIYFAGEHTALPHGWVETAVKSGLRAAVRINNNYGYGEVDPQMMEHAQEEANYLDQYPEGERPEEQQARDEVSQDEQEPSHKHLLVETSPEGQQHVFVEAIPELQGHVFVETIPQEKGHVHQNIYPSEHVQAHGEVIPELQGHGHVGSGTPQMHRVGDHS
- the Il4i1 gene encoding L-amino-acid oxidase isoform X2; translation: MAGLALRLVLAATLLGLAGSLDWKAASSLNPIEKCMEDHDYEQLLKVVTLGLNRTSKPQKVVVVGAGVAGLVAAKMLSDAGHKVTILEADNRIGGRIFTFRDEKTGWIGELGAMRMPSSHRILHKLCRSLGLNLTQFTQYDENTWTEVHNVKLRNYVVEKMPEKLGYNLNNRERGHSPEDIYQMALNKAFKDLKVLGCKKAMNKFNKHTLLEYLLEEGNLSRPAVQLLGDVMSEEGFFYLSFAEALRAHACLSDRLRYSRIVGGWDLLPRALLSSLSGPVLLNAPVVSITQGRNDVRVHIASSLHPVKTLTADVVLLTASGPALQRITFSPPLTRKRQEALRALHYVAASKVFLSFRRPFWHEEHIEGGHSNTDRPSSLIFYPARGEGSLLLASYTWSDAAAPFAGLSTDQTLRLVLQDVAALHGPVVFRLWDGRGVVKRWAEDPYSQGGFVVQPPLYGREAEDYDWSAPFGRIYFAGEHTALPHGWVETAVKSGLRAAVRINNNYGYGEVDPQMMEHAQEEANYLDQYPEGERPEEQQARDEVSQDEQEPSHKHLLVETSPEGQQHVFVEAIPELQGHVFVETIPQEKGHVHQNIYPSEHVQAHGEVIPELQGHGHVGSGTPQMHRVGDHS